In Drosophila pseudoobscura strain MV-25-SWS-2005 chromosome 4, UCI_Dpse_MV25, whole genome shotgun sequence, the following proteins share a genomic window:
- the LOC117183898 gene encoding modular serine protease-like has protein sequence MERGKFYCATGVAMIDAVMCNNITDCPDGTDELPQLCVVDVLRFKDLKVQGMCNSSEEMECLPGECVHQYRTCDGRIDCSNGRDESLEVCLDPCKGCFQCANGVKVDEKHICDNKIDCLDGSDELFNVCDGEKNWVKGPDMICIEPPGGCYLFTNNTKFHSKNGTRFVYANQPAELQCQRKNHTVWNVCMNDGSWHSPTNPVFANRNPDTNGTNGCPMNWYNNETMIIYEVHEGGYSTITEPPIHNMQVKFECRNNYYFLPYLSANDTIICHNKHWIIEDFNPRCTKLCNPSELTKLYSMSPICKHGENGRRVNCQLDKYSLTPDTRVEFVCAEGFTDLTSDKNIVTCNENGVWEGLQDLCLNQIKLCEYGCHSRRHKAVTFSKSGDPTNSHHASWVVPIYTNKNDTQYKFACVGNLIGLHVVLTAAHCIMYLKPDEIRVGTTGNRSEVITITEEYYAVEQVEKYIAYEKNSHNHDLGIIILKRHIKLREDLQVVCLPYDLKTPINLNGSSLEVFSWSATGFLTSVSGAITVRKEHSGDVGINLLDDKKLCHGDSGAGVIVPCETSALCLVGVVSRSEMAVDRLTNCSGDVTAASIVAKNVQDWIKENINIYSICPTS, from the exons ATGGAGCGGGGGAAATTCTACTGTGCCACGGGTGTAGCAATGATCGACGCAGTAATGTGCAACAATATTACGGACTGCCCTGATGGAACAGATGAACTGCCGCAATTGTGTGTGGTTGACGTACTAAGATTCAAGGACTTGAAAGTCCAGGGCATGTGTAACAGTAGTGAAGAAATGGAATGTCTACCTGGGGAGTGCGTGCATCAGTATAGAACATGCGATGGCCGTATCGACTGTAGCAATGGCCGTGATGAGTCCCTTGAAGTCTGTTTGGATCCCTGCAAAGGCTGTTTTCAATGTGCCAACGGAGTGAAAGTCGATGAGAAGCATATCTGCGACAACAAAATCGACTGCCTGGACGGATCCGATGAGTTGTTCAACGTCTGCGACGGGGAAAAAAACTGGGTAAAAGGCCCAGATATGATCTGCATCGAGCCGCCAGGCGGTTGTTACCTATTCACCAATAACACAAAGTTCCATTCGAAGAACGGAACACGATTTGTCTATGCCAATCAACCAGCCGAGCTGCAATGCCAGAGAAAAAATCACACAGTATGGAATGTGTGCATGAACGACGGGTCCTGGCACAGCCCGACCAACCCTGTCTTCGCGAACAGAAACCCGGACACGAATGGCACAAATGGCTGTCCAATGAACTGGTACAACAATGAGACCATGATTATTTACGAAGTTCACGAAGGCGGCTATTCCACCATCACCGAACCACCCATCCATAATATGCAAGTGAAGTTCGAGTGCCGCAATAACTACTACTTTCTGCCATACCTCTCCGCTAACGATACCATTATATGCCATAACAAACATTGGATAATCGAGGACTTCAATCCGCGCTGCACCA AGCTTTGCAATCCGAGCGAGCTAACCAAACTTTATTCTATGAGTCCCATATGCAAGCACGGCGAGAATGGAAGACGCGTCAATTGCCAGTTGGACAAATACTCCCTGACTCCTGATACCCGGGTGGAGTTCGTATGCGCCGAGGGCTTCACGGACCTGACCAGTGATAAGAACATTGTAACTTGCAACGAAAATGGCGTATGGGAGGGCTTGCAGGACCTGTGCTTGAATCAGATTAAACTGTGCGAGTACGGATGCCACTCTCGGCGCCATAAGGCTGTCACATTTAGCAAATCGGGCGATCCAACAAACTCCCATCACGCATCCTGGGTCGTACCCATTTATACGAATAAGAACGATACGCAATATAAATTCGCGTGTGTTGGCAATCTGATCGGACTGCATGTCGTATTGACTGCAGCCCATTGCATAATGTATCTGAAGCCAGACGAAATACGCGTTGGAACGACCGGCAACCGATCCGAGGTAATAACAATTACTGAAGAGTACTATGCGGTTGAACAGGTTGAAAAGTACAT AGCGTATGAAAAAAATAGCCACAACCACGATCTAGGAATTATCATACTGAAAAGGCATATAAAGCTCCGTGAAGATCTGCAAGTTGTTTGTCTGCCATACGACCTGAAAACTCCTATAAACTTGAACGGTTCATCTTTAGAAGTGTTTTCTTGGTCGGCCACTGGCTTTTTGACGAGCGTCTCCGGTGCCATCACAGTGCGAAAAGAGCACAGTGGCGATGTGGGAATAAACCTACTAGACGATAAGAAACTCTGTCATGGGGACAGTGGAGCCGGGGTGATCGTGCCGTGTGAAACCTCAGCGCTGTGCTTAGTCGGTGTGGTTAGCAGATCAGAGATGGCAGTGGATCGTCTAACAAACTGCTCTGGCGATGTGACTGCCGCCAGCATAGTTGCCAAAAACGTTCAAGATTGGATTAAAGagaacataaatatttattcgaTCTGCCCGACTAGCTAG